A genome region from Solanum pennellii chromosome 12, SPENNV200 includes the following:
- the LOC107005840 gene encoding cytochrome P450 CYP736A12-like, translated as MSLIWEVVVVVSILYVLYELLNIHKRKKLPPGPRGLPIVGHLHLLGKNPHHDFQNLAKKHGPIMYMRLGLVPTIIVSSSDIAEKILKTYDHIFANKPHNEAAHYLAYGQKNIIFAKYGPYWRNMRKLCTQHLLTNQKINSFQSLRSQQVELMIESLQNESRGERVVVDLSERVASLNANMTCLMVFGKKYMDEDFDKRGFKAVLQEVVHLAAITNLGDFFPFLGVIDLQGLTRRLKDLSKVFDEFLEKIIDEHVESHDENQTKDFVHTMLEFMQSGKAEFQFDRIHIKAVLLDMIVAAIDTSATTIDWILTELLRHPHVMKKLQIDIEQVVGLERMVKESDLENFKYLDMVVKEGMRLHSVVPVTQREAMEDCVIDGFNIRKGSRIMINHYAIQRDPNVWSEPEKFLPERFIGSNVDVRGRDFQLLPFNSGRRSCPAIQLGIIVVRLVVAQLVHCFDWELPNGMQPCDLDLEEHFGIVTSKEKHLMAIPTYRLNEQ; from the exons ATGTCTTTGATATGGGAAGTTGTAGTTGTAGTTAGTATTTTGTATGTGTTGTATGAGTTGCTAAATATACATAAGAGAAAAAAGTTACCTCCTGGTCCAAGAGGGCTTCCAATTGTTGGACATCTTCATTTGTTAGGGAAAAACCCTCACCATGATTTTCAAAACTTAGCCAAGAAACATGGTCCAATTATGTATATGAGACTAGGGCTTGTACCTACAATCATTGTATCGTCTAGTGATATAGCCGAGAAGATCCTCAAGACGTATGATCATATCTTTGCTAATAAGCCTCATAACGAGGCAGCTCATTATTTGGCGTATGGGCagaagaatattatttttgcaAAGTATGGACCATACTGGAGAAATATGCGTAAATTGTGTACTCAGCATCTATTGACTAATCAAAAGATCAATTCATTTCAATCCTTGAGAAGTCAACAAGTTGAGCTTATGATCGAATCACTACAAAATGAAAGTCGTGGTGAACGTGTTGTTGTTGATCTTAGTGAAAGAGTCGCGTCTTTGAATGCTAACATGACTTGTTTGATGGTGTTCGGTAAGAAGTATATGGATGAAGATTTCGATAAAAGGGGATTTAAAGCTGTACTTCAAGAGGTTGTGCATTTAGCTGCAATAACTAATCTGGGagattttttcccttttcttggTGTAATTGATCTTCAAGGACTCACACGCCGTCTCAAAGATCTTTCAAAGGTGTTTGATGAGTTTCTTGAGAAGATAATCGATGAGCATGTCGAGTCTCATGATGAGAATCAAACCAAAGACTTCGTACACACCATGTTGGAGTTTATGCAATCAGGAAAAGCGGAATTTCAGTTTGATCGTATCCATATTAAAGCTGTCCTCTTG GACATGATTGTTGCAGCGATTGACACTTCAGCAACAACGATAGATTGGATACTAACAGAGCTTCTTAGACACCCTCATGTGATGAAGAAACTACAAATCGATATAGAACAAGTTGTAGGGCTTGAAAGAATGGTTAAAGAATCTGACTTGGAGAATTTCAAGTACTTAGACATGGTTGTCAAAGAGGGAATGAGGCTACATTCTGTAGTGCCAGTAACGCAACGTGAAGCCATGGAAGATTGTGTAATTGATGGCTTCAACATACGAAAGGGATCACGAATCATGATAAATCATTATGCAATTCAGAGGGATCCAAATGTTTGGTCCGAGCCTGAGAAGTTTTTGCCAGAGAGGTTTATTGGGAGCAACGTAGATGTTCGTGGACGTGACTTTCAACTTTTACCATTTAACTCTGGTAGAAGAAGTTGCCCTGCAATACAATTAGGGATTATCGTTGTCCGCCTTGTCGTTGCGCAATTGGTCCATTGCTTTGATTGGGAACTTCCAAATGGTATGCAGCCTTGTGATTTGGACCTTGAGGAGCACTTTGGGATAGTAACATccaaagaaaaacatttaatgGCTATTCCTACTTATAGactaaatgaacaatga